The Chitinivibrio alkaliphilus ACht1 genome has a window encoding:
- a CDS encoding ABC1 kinase family protein yields MIRVNKKQTIGKTYIHFRRYREIVAILFKFGFDNIIDQLNIGDVIPFLPKKKLANIHAYSNVERLRMAVEELGPTFIKLAQILSVRPDLVPYDIAREFSQLQDRVPPFSSDTACEIIEEQTGEKIPSLFLEFDKTPIAAGSVSQIHYALLHSGEEVAVKVQRPHITKKIEVDLEILYHVAGFIKNHHKKLTHHRLEHIVEEFAKTLSKELDFVNEAHNIMQFSSMFRSSDLLHVPRVYHEYSTEKLLVMEYIRGTKPACREELLEKTHLPPLEEIAKYGLSLIFEQIFIYGFFHADPHPGNVFILDSGKICYIDFGITGRVTREERETFMDLLLAISHRDEKKLVRHILKFTHESHLGETEKLERDFIELIDQYINAPLEEMRYSRIIHRLFAILNENRVSLKSHIYLMLKTLATTESLGRTLYPDLILLEEMRPFIRRIYRKRFSPRTLSEKGATLIGELLQLVRDFPEDIHTITQRILLGELSIELRHEGLREIADTLDRVSNRISFSIVLAALIVGSSLLIQAHTPPLWNDVSVIGLGGFLLAGLIAFILIFSMLRKRDF; encoded by the coding sequence ATGATACGAGTAAATAAAAAGCAAACCATTGGGAAAACCTACATCCACTTTAGGCGCTATCGTGAGATTGTAGCAATACTTTTTAAATTCGGTTTTGATAACATCATCGATCAACTCAATATCGGCGATGTTATCCCCTTTCTGCCGAAGAAAAAACTTGCCAATATTCATGCCTACAGCAATGTAGAACGCTTACGTATGGCCGTGGAAGAATTAGGGCCAACCTTCATTAAATTGGCTCAAATTCTCTCCGTACGCCCCGATCTCGTCCCCTACGATATAGCTCGGGAATTTTCCCAATTACAAGATCGCGTCCCCCCTTTCTCCTCTGATACGGCCTGCGAGATCATAGAAGAACAAACGGGAGAAAAAATCCCTTCACTCTTTCTTGAATTTGACAAAACCCCCATTGCTGCAGGGTCAGTATCACAAATTCATTATGCCTTGCTTCACAGTGGTGAAGAAGTAGCCGTAAAAGTACAGCGACCCCATATCACAAAAAAAATTGAAGTTGATCTTGAAATACTCTATCATGTCGCAGGTTTTATAAAAAACCACCATAAGAAACTCACACACCATCGCCTCGAGCATATTGTAGAAGAGTTTGCCAAGACCCTCTCAAAGGAACTTGACTTTGTCAATGAAGCGCACAATATCATGCAGTTCTCATCGATGTTCAGATCTTCTGACCTACTGCACGTGCCTCGGGTCTATCACGAATATAGCACGGAGAAACTCCTCGTTATGGAGTATATTCGGGGAACCAAACCGGCTTGCCGAGAAGAATTATTGGAAAAGACACACCTTCCGCCCCTCGAAGAAATAGCAAAATATGGCCTCTCTCTCATCTTTGAGCAAATATTTATCTATGGCTTCTTTCATGCAGATCCTCATCCGGGAAACGTATTTATCCTCGACTCCGGGAAAATATGTTACATTGACTTTGGCATTACCGGACGGGTGACCCGGGAAGAACGAGAAACCTTTATGGATTTGCTCTTAGCAATTTCTCACCGTGATGAAAAAAAACTGGTTCGGCATATTCTCAAATTTACCCATGAATCACACTTAGGGGAAACAGAAAAACTTGAGCGGGATTTTATCGAACTTATCGACCAGTACATTAATGCCCCTTTGGAAGAAATGCGCTACTCCCGCATCATCCATCGACTCTTCGCCATATTAAATGAAAATAGGGTAAGCTTGAAAAGTCATATTTACCTCATGCTGAAAACCTTGGCAACAACGGAAAGTCTGGGACGGACCCTCTACCCCGATCTGATATTACTCGAAGAGATGCGCCCCTTTATACGACGAATTTACCGAAAACGGTTTAGCCCACGTACCCTGTCCGAAAAAGGAGCAACACTCATTGGAGAACTGCTCCAACTTGTCCGAGATTTTCCTGAAGATATTCATACCATCACGCAACGAATTTTACTAGGAGAACTTTCTATTGAGCTACGGCATGAAGGTCTTCGGGAGATCGCCGATACCCTTGATCGGGTAAGTAATCGCATCTCCTTTTCCATTGTGCTTGCAGCTCTTATTGTGGGTTCATCTCTGTTAATTCAGGCTCATACACCACCGCTATGGAATGATGTCTCAGTTATCGGCCTTGGCGGGTTTCTCCTCGCTGGACTTATCGCCTTTATTCTTATTTTTTCTATGTTACGAAAACGGGATTTTTAA
- a CDS encoding peptidase U32 family protein — MMKQPELLAPAGNFESLEAAFLSGADAVYLGMGVLNLRAYSDNFIVTDLPQIMELAHRFQGKIYVVLNILPNDTELESVREFLQEMVAQSHRPHAFIVSDPGVLVLCKEYCPDIELHLSTQTGTFNTESVRFWVKQGIRRVVLPREFDSSQIAQIVGASLCETEIFVHGALCMSLSGRCLMGAYYDGRHPNHGECSQPCRFPYDLIPHGTSSQDPSPSFALRLEQDERGTYIFNSKDLNTLPLLPSLLSLGADSLKIEGRNKSVNYITTVVRAYRIVIDTLMKDPSSGVDPALVEQLNELDHRPYTTGFLGGDNQLQSTGYAKEKSKIRVLGRVKDVLTGGRAVVDVKNPIVCGEALSLLPVNQKKGPCKVRVSGIYDLSGNLVERAVTNRLVVVVLEGGVKLRIGDMLRRTI, encoded by the coding sequence ATGATGAAACAACCGGAACTGCTCGCTCCGGCGGGTAATTTTGAAAGCCTTGAAGCAGCGTTTCTGAGTGGCGCAGATGCGGTATACCTTGGAATGGGAGTGTTGAATCTGCGTGCCTATTCTGATAACTTCATCGTGACCGACCTTCCGCAGATTATGGAGTTGGCCCATCGTTTTCAGGGAAAGATATACGTCGTGCTGAATATCCTTCCCAACGACACAGAGCTTGAATCGGTTCGCGAGTTTTTGCAAGAAATGGTAGCACAGAGCCATCGCCCTCACGCTTTCATTGTGAGTGATCCTGGTGTGTTGGTTCTTTGTAAAGAGTATTGCCCAGATATTGAACTGCATCTGAGCACACAAACGGGCACATTCAACACTGAAAGTGTGCGTTTTTGGGTGAAGCAGGGGATACGTCGGGTCGTGCTTCCCCGTGAATTTGACAGCAGTCAGATCGCGCAAATTGTAGGGGCATCTCTTTGTGAGACAGAAATATTTGTACACGGGGCGCTCTGCATGTCACTTTCGGGCAGATGTCTCATGGGAGCATATTATGACGGGAGACATCCCAATCATGGTGAATGTTCACAACCGTGCCGGTTTCCTTATGATCTTATTCCCCATGGTACCTCATCACAGGATCCTTCCCCTTCCTTTGCCCTCCGTTTAGAACAGGATGAACGGGGGACGTATATTTTTAATTCGAAAGATTTAAATACCTTGCCGCTTCTTCCTTCCCTGCTTTCCCTTGGGGCAGACTCACTGAAAATAGAGGGGCGAAATAAAAGTGTAAATTATATTACCACGGTGGTTCGTGCCTATCGGATTGTCATTGATACGCTTATGAAAGACCCCTCTTCTGGTGTAGATCCTGCTCTGGTAGAACAGCTAAATGAACTCGATCATCGCCCCTATACCACGGGATTTCTTGGAGGAGATAATCAGTTGCAGTCTACGGGGTATGCAAAGGAAAAATCAAAGATACGTGTTTTGGGACGGGTAAAGGATGTTTTGACGGGGGGACGAGCCGTGGTTGATGTTAAAAATCCGATTGTGTGCGGAGAAGCGCTTTCTTTACTCCCGGTAAATCAGAAAAAAGGCCCGTGCAAGGTGCGTGTATCCGGCATCTATGATCTTTCAGGAAACTTAGTAGAACGAGCTGTTACAAATCGTTTAGTTGTGGTTGTCTTAGAGGGTGGCGTAAAGCTTCGAATTGGTGACATGTTGCGGCGGACTATTTAA
- the mltG gene encoding endolytic transglycosylase MltG, giving the protein MQIVVKKFVMFILVIVTLLCGLLAYWGFYAPEERRGETVRIEIPRGASLRSIAELLEDAEIIPHWALFYYYVRYQEVGHKIQAGAYAVPEQSGVLHALEVLLGSALVEGVTVTIPEGLTIEQTARTIARQYPIDTVRFDSLARDSSFMGSLSKDSYESLEGFLFPETYLFPKELSEEQIIRILVRQYTQAMEAILEEVDTPSLSPYEAVILASIIEKETNVAHELRRVSGVFHNRLDQNIPLGADATVRFIINRFTGPLRVSELQNPSPYNTRIHRGLPPGPICSPGKAAIVAALDPLETDELFLWRNGMVLGNTIFLEQMRNIIGKSCRYENKTLLFKIGSFQ; this is encoded by the coding sequence ATGCAGATAGTGGTAAAAAAGTTTGTAATGTTCATTCTCGTAATTGTGACTCTTCTCTGTGGGCTCTTAGCCTATTGGGGCTTTTATGCTCCTGAAGAACGGCGGGGAGAAACCGTACGTATTGAAATTCCTCGCGGTGCATCACTGCGTAGCATTGCTGAATTACTTGAAGATGCAGAAATAATTCCCCATTGGGCTCTCTTTTATTATTATGTTCGTTACCAGGAAGTGGGCCATAAAATTCAAGCGGGAGCATATGCGGTTCCTGAGCAGTCTGGGGTGCTTCATGCACTGGAGGTGCTTTTAGGATCTGCCCTTGTTGAGGGAGTTACGGTGACAATTCCCGAGGGGCTGACCATTGAGCAAACAGCCCGAACGATTGCGCGCCAGTATCCCATTGATACGGTACGGTTTGACTCCCTTGCCCGTGATTCTTCCTTTATGGGCTCCCTTTCTAAAGATTCCTATGAATCCCTTGAAGGGTTTCTTTTTCCAGAAACCTACCTCTTTCCCAAAGAATTGAGTGAAGAACAGATTATTCGCATATTAGTCCGCCAATACACTCAAGCTATGGAGGCAATTCTGGAGGAGGTTGATACGCCCTCTCTTTCTCCCTATGAAGCAGTGATCCTTGCCTCAATTATAGAAAAAGAGACCAATGTTGCCCATGAACTCCGCCGTGTTTCAGGTGTGTTTCATAACCGCCTTGATCAAAATATCCCTCTGGGAGCTGATGCAACGGTTAGATTTATTATTAATCGATTTACAGGGCCGCTCCGCGTGTCAGAGCTGCAAAATCCTTCGCCCTATAACACGCGTATCCACCGAGGACTTCCTCCGGGGCCCATTTGTTCCCCGGGAAAAGCAGCCATTGTGGCAGCCCTTGACCCCTTAGAAACAGATGAACTTTTTTTGTGGCGAAATGGGATGGTTCTGGGGAACACTATTTTTCTCGAACAAATGCGGAACATAATCGGAAAAAGTTGCAGGTACGAGAACAAAACCCTACTCTTCAAAATTGGTAGCTTTCAATGA